In Podospora pseudoanserina strain CBS 124.78 chromosome 5, whole genome shotgun sequence, a single window of DNA contains:
- a CDS encoding hypothetical protein (EggNog:ENOG503P270; COG:S) yields MIIFDVVIFRRIAYGLIGVCACYGVAFEIVFITRCNPVSQEWDPVPWGSCKDPKETQLAPNSINLVLDVAIVVLPMIPLLSLQMALTKKLVITGMFGFGFATVAVMLYRVYVTVHANPDPALALADVGLLSFIELWLGITVACVPTTAPVFRTYVKPTLFKALSQFCGYSRKTISNPIETTGGRSGHHHNFRSNRDYAELSIASTFDSRRSSDISLVPPSGVKTRTYCGPGGVVGSPGFQGGVYVEQQFHVQELGNNNRIR; encoded by the exons ATGAT AATCTTCGACGTCGTCATCTTCAGACGCATCGCATATGGCCTGATCGGGGTGTGTGCCTGCTACGGTGTCGCCTTTGAGATCGTCTTCATCACGCGGTGCAACCCGGTGTCGCAGGAATGGGATCCGGTGCCGTGGGGTAGCTGCAAGGACCCCAAGGAGACGCAACTGGCGCCAAACTCGATCAATCTCGTTCTCGACGTTGCCATTGTCGTCTTGCCAATGATCCCTCTGTTGTCACTCCAGATGGCACTGACCAAAAAGCTCGTCATCACGGGCATGTTTGGCTTTGGTTTCGC CACCGTAGCCGTAATGCTCTACAGAGTCTACGTGACAGTCCACGCCAACCCGGAtcccgccctcgccctcgccgacGTCGGTCTTCTCAGCTTCATCGAGCTCTGGCTCGGCATCACCGTCGCCTGCgtgcccaccaccgctcccGTCTTCAGGACCTACGTCAAGCCGACGCTCTTCAAAGCGCTCAGCCAGTTCTGCGGATACTCGAGAAAGACAATCTCCAACCCGATCGAGACGACCGGCGGCCGttctggccaccaccacaacttcCGAAGCAATCGTGACTACGCCGAGCTCTCGATCGCATCCACCTTTGACAGCCGCCGGTCCTCTGACATCTCCCTTGTGCCCCCTTCCGGCGTCAAAACTCGGACTTACTGCGGTCCcggtggggtggttggatCCCCTGGGTTCCAAGGGGGGGTCTACGTGGAGCAGCAGTTTCACGTGCAGGAGCTCGGAAATAACAATCGCATTCGGTGA
- a CDS encoding hypothetical protein (COG:Q; EggNog:ENOG503PDMY): MALFAARDRSVHSRRRRDWQPAFSPQAIRHYEEKVLLHIEELDQQLELKAKSGAVDWYESVDWCQEQIQARLAKGPAPELRDLTYYIMEKEKENNVDAGPWLRGIVCSPSWREALAAVLHELVLHPEHIDKLHAELGDTCLTDTNALAELPHLNAVIQEAMRLHPFLPTGGIRKTTDTGVTIRDVHIPPHTTVLTPLYTISLREDCFEQGSSFIPDRWTTRPEMVRNAAAHAPFSLGKYNCIGQHLAMRMMRAVHACAGHQKVQVLPSSRGGRERDGGGEGGSVYVFCWAGAACF, encoded by the exons ATGGCACTGTTCGCTGCACGGGACAGAAGTGTCCATtcgaggcggcggcgagacTGGCAGCCTGCTTTCTCTCCTCAAG CTATCAGACATTATGAAGAAAAGGTGCTGTTGCACATCGAAGAGCTAGATCAGCAGCTGGAATTGAAAGCAAAGAGCGGCGCCGTC GATTGGTACGAATCAGTCGACTGGTGCCAGGAGCAGATCCAAGCACGCCTAGCCAAGGGGCCGGCGCCGGAGCTACGAGATCTCACTTATTACatcatggagaaggagaaggagaacaaCGTCGATGCTGGGCCTTGGCTCAGGGGGATAGTCTGCTCGCCGTCTTGGCGGGAAG CCCTCGCCGCGGTCCTCCACGAGCTGGTGCTGCACCCAGAGCACATCGACAAGCTCCACGCCGAGCTGGGAGACACATGCCTAACCGACACCAACGCCCTGGCCGAgctcccccatctcaacgCCGTCATCCAGGAGGCCATGCGCCTCCACCCATTCCTGCCCACCGGCGGAATTCGCAAAACCACCGACACTGGCGTGACCATCCGGGACGTGCACATACCGCCTCACACGACAGTCCTAACTCCTCTTTACACCATCTCCCTGC GCGAGGATTGCTTCGAACAGggctcctccttcatcccaGACCGGTGGACCACCCGCCCGGAGATGGTCCGCAACGCGGCCGCCCACGCCCCGTTCAGCTTGGGCAAGTACAACTGCATCGGGCAGCACCTCGCCATGCGCATGATGCGTGCGGTACACGCTTGCGCGGGTCATCAAAAAGTACAGGTTTTACCATCCTCCCGGGGTGGACGGGAgcgagatggagggggagaaggcggaTCGGTTTACGTCTTTTGCTGGGCCGGTGCCGCTTGTTTTTGA